CGCCCGTCCCGGTCGACGTGCTGCTGCCCTCGGGCGACCCGGCTCCCTTTACCCAGGGCACGCTGGCCCCGGTCGGCCAGACCCGCGACACGCGCACGCTGCTCCTGGCCGGGCTGGGCGGGCTGGGCCTGCTGCTGGTCGCCTTCGCGACCCTGGCGCAGCGGCGGCGCGGCCCGTGAAGCCCCGGCGCCCCGCACCTTTGCGCCCGGCCCTGCCCGCACCGCTGCTGATCGTGCTCGCCGCCGTGCTGTGGGGCCTGCTGGGGATTCTGGGCAAGAACGCGCAGGGGGCCGGAGTCGGGCCGCTGGAGGTCGCCTTCTGGCGGGCGGTGCTGGCCGGGGGGCTGTTCGCCCTGCACGCGGCCGTGACTCGCGCCGCGCTGCCCCGGGGGCGCGACCTGCTGGTCACGGCGGCCTTCGGGGTGGTGGGCGTCAGCGTGTTTTACGGCACCTATCAGCTCGCGGTGCGGGCGGGAGGAGCCAGCCTCGCCAGCGTGCTGCTGTACACCGCCCCCGCCTTCGTGGCGCTGCTGGGCTGGGGCCTGCTGCGCGAGCGGCTGGGCGCGCGGGAGGGTCTGGCGGTGGCCGGAACCCTGCTGGGCATCGCCCTGATCAGCCTGGGCGGGGGCCGGGGCGTGACGGTCACGGGAGCAGCGCTGGCGTGGGGGCTGAGCGCCGGATTCACCTACAGCCTGTATTACCTGTACGGCAAGGCCTATTTCACCCGCTACAGCCCCACCGCCCTGTTCGCGGTCGCGCTGCCGGTCGGGGCGCTGGGGCTGCTGCCTTTCGTGGAGTTCAGCACCAAGACGCCCGCCGCCTGGGGCAGCCTGGCGGGCATCGCGGTGCTGAGCACCTATTTCGCCTACCTGGCCTACAGCGCGGGACTCAGGCACCTGCCCGCCACCCGCGCCAGCGTGATCGCGAGCCTGGAGCCGGTCGTGGCCGCCGCCCTGGCCGCGCTGATCTTCGGAGAGCGCCTGTCCGCCCTGGCCCTGCTGGGCGCCGCGCTGGTGATCGGGGCGGCGCTGCTGCTCAGCGTGGGTGGGGAAAAGCGGACACAGACAGCGCCCGCCGCGCCGTGAACCATCAGCGTTGCGGCACAGGCCGGGAGAAGGTCAGGCCGTCCCATTCGGCCACCAGTACGTCCCGGCCCCAGCGCCGGTAGGTCCTGGCGGGCACTCTCTGGTCATCCACGAAGAAGGTCAGGCGCCCGTCCGAGTCGTCCAAAGTGGAGCAGTCAAAAGGCGAGGGGTGTTCTGGAAATGCGCGCTCGCCCACCGGGCAGAACCATTCCTCCCGCACCTCGTACACCTGTCCGTTCTTGTGAGTCCAGCGGCCCTGAAGTTCGTCCACACCGAGTCTGACGGGCGACGCGAAACGTGGCAGCTCACGCGGCGGCCCCGCCCACAGCAGGCCCCCGGCGATCCACAGCGCCAGATAAAGGCCCTGTGACCCCACCAGGGCCAGGCCCCCCCGCCTCGCCGTTCCCCCGCCGCACGCGGACAAACACGGCCAGACCCCAGCAGCGCCCCGGCCACGGCCCCCGCTGTGGAGAGGGACGACCCGGCGAAGGCCCAGACCGTGAACCCCACGCACAGGAGGGCCACCCCGCCGAGCAAAAGGCCGCGCCTCACCGCTCCGGCACCGCGAGCGCCCGCAGCGGCACGCCGCCTGTCAAAAAGGCGCGCACGGTCCCGGCCTCAGCGCCCTTCCAGCGTGAAATCCCACTCGAAGGAGCGGCCCCAGGGCAGCGAGGCGTCCTCCAGGCGGTAGGTCAGGCCCACCCGCAGCGGAAAGAAGTCCCGGGCCAGTTCCAGCAGCCGGGCCTGCCCGGCGGGCGTGTTCAGCTCGGCCTCGGGAATGGCCCGGCGGAGGGCGGCGCGGACCTCGGCGCTGTAGATCACGTCGTTGGCGTATTCGCGGGCCAGCAGGGCATCTTGCCGCAGCGGATCGGCCCCCTCCAGCGTGAGCCGGGCGTGGGCCAGCGCCGTGCCGAGGTTGTTCCCCGGCGTGCCCCAGGCCGCGAGCGAACGGAGGTTGGCGTGCTGCCGCAGCGTGGCGAGGTCGCGCCACAGCCGCGCGTTGCCCAGGTTGACCTGCGCCACGTCCGCGACCGCGACCGGCCCGCCCCGCACGAGGCCGCTGATCCGCACGGCCGCTTGCCGGGGATCGCCGCCGTTGTACACATACAGGGTCAGGTCCGCCGGGCCGGACTCCACCACCCGGAAGCTGCCCGCCCGCGCGTGGTTCACGGCGCTCTGAAGCAGCGGGATGCCCTCGTAGCGGATAACCTGCGTGGCCCTGGCCGGGTCGCTGTACTCCACCCGCACGGTCTTCTCGGCTGGGGCCAGCGCCCGCGCGACCAGCAGGCTCAGCACCTCGTCGGCGCCGGGGTAGACGCGCACGTTGGCCGGGGCCTCCTGCGCCAGCGCCGCGCCCTCCGCCGGAGCGGGGCTGCCAGGTAGGGCGTCGTCCCAGGTGACGTGCAGCTCGCGGAAAACTCCCTCACGCGCCCAGCCCAGCAGCTCGCGCACCACCGCCAGATTGCGCGCCCGGTTCACGGCGTCCGGCTCGCGGGGCAGGGTGATGAAGGCGTACACCGGCTGCCCGGTTCGCCCCGCCCAGGTCCGCAGCGGCGCGAGCCGGGCCAGCGCCTCGGCCGCACTCAGCGGGCTGGTGCGCGACTGCACCAACCCCCCGTAAGCGAAGGTGTCGAGCGCGGCCACCAGCGGCCGGTCGGTGGGCTGCGCGTCCAGCCAGGCGGTCAGGGCCGCCGGATCGGCGCCGCGCGTGGCGTTGCCCAGCAGTTCGGCGGGGGGCACCGACACGCCGTCGCCGCGCAGTCCGGCGATCAGGGCGGGCAGGACGCGGGTAGCCGGGCGGGAGTCGAGGGGAATCAGGGTCTGGGCGCCCGCGTGGGCGGCAAGCAGCAGGGGGGCCAGCAGGAAAGCGGGGCGGAGCATGGCGGCAGGGTAAAGCGGGGCGGTGAGAGAGGTGGATGAAACGGCGGTCTGGGCTGTCCGCGTCCCCTCTACCCCCACTCGCGGCCTCGCCACTGGTTGCCCTTCCCCTCTCAGCTCAAGCGTTGGCCTCCTTGTTCGCTCTTCAAACCCGGGTCAGCAGAACAGCCCTGGCCCATCCCTCCAGCGTCACCCTCCAGGCAGCAGAGCCGTTCGGGCCGTGGGCCAGTGACCTTCCAACGTGACCGGAAGATGGCGTCGAGGCCGGAACTGTTACAGGCCAGGCCCACCCGCAACCGCCCGGAACAACTCTTGCCGAGCGTAGTGGAAAGCTCCCCTGCCCCTCTGCTCCGCAGCTTCGCAAGTCTGGGGCGAGGGGCTGGGGGTGGGGGCAGACCGAATCAAGATGCCCAGACCCAAGCCTCCCCCCTCCCCACCCCCACCCGCAATCGCAGCCCTTCCCGCCGTCCTCCCCCACCCGGCGGCGTAGCTTGGAGGGCGTGAACACCTCAGACCTCTGGACCCTGGCCTGGCGCGGCCTGACCCGCCGCCCGATGCGGACGCTGCTCACGGCCCTGGGCATCACGGTGGCCGTGGCGAGCATGGTGGTCTTCTTGTCGCTGGGCGAGGGCATCCGCAAGGTCTTCACCTCCGAACTCGGCGGCATCGGCCCCGACGTGCAGGTCAGCCTGACCCCGCTTTCGCAGGGCATCGCGCTGCACCCGAACCTGCCCCAGGAGACGGTCGAGGCCCTGCGGCAGCTCGCGCCTGAGCTGGGCGTGCAGAGCGTGACGCCGGTGATCACGGCGGTGCGCGGCGGCCTGGACGTGACCCAGAGTTCGGTGCTGTACGGGGTCCCGGCCGCAGGCGGCATGACCGACATCTTTCCCAAGGCGCGGGTCAGCCAGGGCCGCGCCCTCACCGCAGAAGACGAGGACCGGCCGGTGGCCGTGGTCGGAGCCAAGGCAGCCGAGAACCTCAACCTGGGCCTGGGCAGCACGCTCAACCTCAACCGCCGCAACCGCGCCGAGGTGGTGGGCGTCCTTGCGCCGGAATCGGGCTTGGTCGACTCGCTGATCTTTCTGCCGCTGGGCATCTTGCAAAAGACCGAAGGGGCCGAGGGCCGCGTCTCGACGGTGGCGCTCGACCTCGCCGATCCCCGCGACGCGCGGGCGGTGGCCGACACGATCACGGCGCGGCTGGACGTGGAGGCGCAAACGCAGTCGGACTTTGCCTCCTTCGTGGGGCGGGCGCTGCGCATCAGCGACGCGGTGCGGTTCGGCATCAGCCTGATCGCCCTGATCGTAGGCGGGCTAGCGGTGGCGAACACGGTGATGATGGGCGTGTTCGAGCGCACCCGCGAGTTCGGCACCCTGCGGGCCATCGGGGCGCGCCCCGGCTTCGTGCGCGGGCTGGTGCTGACCGAGTCGCTGCTGCTGTCGCTGGTGGGCGGGGTGGGCGGGGTGCTGCTGGGGCTGGTGGGCATCTGGGCCGTGAACCTCTATACCCAGGACCTTGCGGGAATCGACGCGGCGGCCCTGACCCCCCGGCTCACCCTGCTGGCACTGGGCATCAGCCTGCTGCTGGGGCTGCTCTCGGGGCTGCTTCCGGCCCGCAGCGCCAGCCGCCTGAGCATCGTCTCGGCGCTGGGGAGGGTGTGATGACGGCAGCGTCTACCCCCCTGCTGCACGCTGAACAGCTCTCGCGGGTCTACCCCAGCGGCGAGGGCAGCGTGACCGCGCTGGCCCCCTTGACCCACAGTTTCGCGCCGGGCATCACGGCAGTGGTCGGTCCCTCGGGCAGCGGCAAAAGCACCCTGCTCAACCTACTGGCGGGCTTCGACACCCCCACGACAGGCCGGGTGGTGGTCGGCGGCACCGACCTGCACGCGCTCTCGGAAGCGCAGCGGGCCGACTTTCGGCTGGCCACCTACGGCTTCGTGTTTCAGAACCACAACCTGGTGACGATCCTGACCGCGCTGGAAAACGTCGAGTTTCCGCTCACGCTGGCCGGAATGCCCCGGCGCGAGCGGCGCGACCGGGCGCGGGCGCTGCTGGCTCAGGTGGGGCTGGAAAACCGCGCCTCGCACCTGCCGTCGCAGCTCTCGGGCGGCGAGGCGCAGCGGGTGGCGCTGGCCCGCGCGCTGGCCCACGACCCGCGCGTGCTGCTGGCCGACGAGCCGACCGGCAACCTCGACTCGCGGACCGGCGAGCGGGTGCTGGCGCTGCTCACTGGCCCCGCGCGGGGGGACCGCACGGTGGTCCTGATCACCCACGACCGCGACGTGGCGGCGCTGGCCGACCGCACGCTGCGGGTCCGCGACGGCGAGGTCACGCTGGACCGTCCGGAAGGCGTCCTGGTCACCGGCGGCGGGCGCCGGAACCCTGCTGAGTAGGCCGGGCGCCCGCGTCAGGGGTAGGAGGAGAGAGACCCGGTCGCCTCTCTCCCCTGCCAGGCCCACCGCCGCTACTCCCCCTGGATGCTTGCCCGCGCGTCCCGCAGCCAGAGCGTGCGCCCGGCCCCGTCGCGCAGGCTGACGACCACCTGCACGCCCTCGCCGGGGCGCAGGCCGCGCGCCTCGCCGCTGCCGCTGGCCTGCCAGCAGGGCCGCGCGCCGCAGCGCCGGGCCACGGCGGGCGTCAGGGGCGCCGTCCAGACGCCGTCTCCGGTGACCACGTACACGCCGGTCAGCGCCAGCGGGGGCAGCGGCGGGCGGCTGGCCTGGACCCGTACGCGCACCCGGAACGTCTCGCCGCCCAGCACCGGGACCGCCTCCACCTTCAGGCGGCGGGCGCTGACTTGCAGGGCAGTGGGCGCGGCCAGCAGGTCTCCGGTGCTGGGCGCCGGAGGCGACGAGAGCGTGCCGCACGCGCCCAGCAGGGCGGCAGCCAACGGCCAAAGCCACGCACGTCTCACGGCTTCAGGGTACCGGAAAAGCGGCCTGCGGGGGGCGACCGGACCGACAATCCCCCCGCAGGGCCGCTACCATACGCACGATGCAGGCACGCGCGCAGGCCCTGATCTCCGAGTCCGCCCTCAGCAGCAATCTCAGCCTCCTGGCGCGGCGCTCGGGCGCCCGGCTGCTGCTGCCGGTCAAGGCGAATGCCTACGGGCACGGGCTGGCCGAGGTGGCGCGCGCGGCGGCCCGGCATCCCGACCTGTGGGGCTTCGCGGTGGCGGTGCCGCAGGAGGCCGCCGCGCTGGCCGCGCTGGACCTGGGCCGCCCGGTCCTGCTGCTGACCCCGCCCACCCCGCAAGAAGTCGGGCCGCTGGCCGACCTGGGGGTGCGCCTGCCAGTCGCCTCGCTGGCCGAGGCCGGGGCGCTGCCCGCCCACGCCCGCGCCCACCTGAAGGTGGACACCGGCATGAACCGTCTGGGCGCCCGGCCCGAGGACGCAGTGCCCATCGGCCTGCGCCTGGCCGAGCGGGGGCTGCTGGAGGGGGTCTACACCCATTTCGCCAGCGCCGACGAACCCGACCTGACCTTTGCCCGCCAGCAGCTCGCGCGCTTCCGCGAGGTGCTCGCCGCGCTGCCCCCGGTGCTGGCCCACGCCGCGAACGGCGGCGGCATCCTGAGTTTCGGGGCGCTGACGGGCCTGGGTCTCGCGCGGCCCGGTCTGGCCTCCTACGGCTTCGCGCCCGCCCACCTGCGCGCCGGGTCGGGCCTCAGGCCGGTGATGACCCTGCGCGCCCGCGTCACCCACGTTCACACCGCCTACCCCGGCGAGAGCGTCAGCTACGGCGGGCTGTGGCGCGCCACAAGTGAGACGGCGGTCGCCACCGTCGGCCTCGGCTACGCGGACGGCTACCCGCGGGGCGCGACCGGGCAGGCCGAGGTGCTGGTCGGGGGCGAGCGCCGCCCGGTGCTGGGGCGCATCTGCATGGACCAGCTGATGGTGGACGTGACTGGCCTGGGGGTCAGGGTGGGCGACTGGGCCGAGGTCTGGGGCCGGGGCGAGATCAGCGTCAGCGACGTGGCCGCCTGGGGGGGCACGGTGGAATACGAGGTCCTGACCGGCGTGGGTCCCCGGGTCGAGCGGCGGCTGGAAGACTGAGGCCAGGGCCGACGGGGCGCAGGCCGCAGGCCGGAGAAGCCCCGGGCGACCGTCAGACTGGGCCTGAAAGGCGAGCCGAACCGCTGGCAGCCGGGCGGCGCGGGGGCAGCCGCCGCTACCGCGCTGGGTGCGCCCGGTCTGCGCTCAGCACGCCTATCGCTGCGCCGCGCGCCGCCTCCACGTCCGCGTAGCCGCCGACGAAGAGGGCCACCCGCAGTTCCGCCAGGAAGGTCGTCAGCCAGGCTTCCACCGCGTCCGCGCTTTCCAGCGCGGGTTCCAGCAGCGGCCGCGCGACCGCCACGGCCTGCGCGCCCAGGGCCAGGGCGCGGGCAGCGTCCAGCCCGGTGCGGATGCCCCCCGAGGCGATCAGCGGCACGCCCGGCACGGCGCGGCGGGCGTCCAGCAGTGCCTGGGCGGTAGGCACGCCGATCTCACACAGGTCGGGCGAGCGGACCGTTCCGTGGCGCACCAGCTGTTCGACCCGCGCCCAGCTTGTTCCCCCCGCCCCCGCCACGTCGAAGGCCGCAAAGCCCGCGCCGCGCACCGAGCGCAGGGTCGCCGCGTCCAGCCCGTGCCCGACTTCCTTGAGAACCACCGGAAAGGGCAGCCCGGGCACCAGCTCAATCAGCCGCTCCCGCAGGCCCGCCCAGCGCGTATCGCCGCCCGCCTGTAAGGCCTCCTGAAGCGGGTTGACGTGGATGGCCAGGGCATCGGCGCCGACCTCACGCACGGCCCGCTCGGCGTGCCCCGCCCCGTAACCCAGGCCGAACTGCGCCGCGCCCAGGTTGCCCACCAGCAGGATGTCGGGAGCCGCGTCACGCACCTGAAAACTCGCCCCCGCCCCCGGGCGCTCCAGCATCACCCGCTGCGAGCCGAGCATCATCCCCAGGCCCAGGCGCTGTGCGGCGGCCGCGAGGTTGCGGTTGATGACAGCGGCCCGCTCGGCCCCGCCGGTCATCGCGCCGATCAGCAGCGGCGCGGCTAGGCGGCGGCCCAGAAAGAGGCTGCCCAGGTCCACCGCGTCCAGATCGAGGTCCGGCAGCGCCCGGTACGGCCAGGGCACCCGCTCCAGCCCGGTGCGGACCCCCGCGTACTGGCTCTGCGGCAGCAAGCAGGCCTCCAGATGCCGCAGCTTGCGCGCCTCGATGCCGCCGGGAGGGACTTCGGTCACGCGCCCAGCCTACGCCCCGGCGCCCGCCGCCGACCGTGGGCGTCCCTACCCCCACCTCTCCTTCCTCCTTCCCCCCCTCCCGCGTTCCGCCGCCCTTGACAGATTTTTGAACCCGCGCTACTATTCCTGAGCGCCGGAAGAACCGAGAGGTTGAACAAGGCCGCAAGCAGCAACGCAGGGTAGAGCAGTCTGGTAGCTCGTCGGGCTCATAACCCGGAGGTCGCAGGTTCAAATCCTGTCCCTGCAACCAAAAAGAAAGGTCCCCACCTCCGGGTGGGGACCTTTCTTGCCGTTGGAGCGGCGCGGCAGCAGGTCAGGCCCGCGCCGGGCGCCGGGTCCCTCCACCCTCCTCTTTCCCCGCCTGCGACCCACCCAACGCCCCGGCCTCACCTCATCCGGTCGCGGACCTCCTGCAAGGTGTCCTCGAAGGCGTCCTGAAATTCGTCTTCCAGCACGCGGTCACGAATCAGTTCGTCTTGCAGGGTGGTGGTCTGCTCGCGCGCCCAGCGCACCCGGGCCTGGCGGGCGCTGCTCACGTTCCCCTTTCCGGCGATGAACCGCGCGGCGTGGCGCAGGGCCTCGGCGGGGTCCTCGGTGGGGGCGACCACGCCGAGGTTTCTCAGGCCCCCGCGGTCGTTGACGAGCGAGCAGGTGACCTCGATGCGCATGCCCCGCCGGGTCAGGAACACCTGATCGACCCGCCACATGCTGGTGGCGCGAATGGGTTCGGGGGCTGGGCGGGCCACTCCAGAACGGGGCAGGCGGCGGCGAGCCACGTCAGGGGGCTTCCTGTGGCTGCGGCCCCTCGGGCACGGGCGGGGTCCACTCACGGGGGGCTTCCAGACCCAGCAGCACCCGGCCCACGCCCTCAGCCAGCGCTTCGAGTTCGAGTTCGCCCGGCACCACGATCACCGGGGCGATCCAGCTCAGGCGGCGCTCGATGCGGTCCACCAGCGCGTCCCAGCGGGCGATCCCGCCGGTAATCGCCAGCGCGTCGGGCCGGGCGGGGAGTGCGCCGCACTGCTCCCCGATGGCCTTGCACGCCTGATGCACCAGCGCCGCCGCCGCCGCCAGCACGGCGGGGTCCTCGGCCTCGCGGGCCTCGATCTCGCGCAGGTTGGCGCTGCCGGTCAGGGCCAGCACGCCGCTGCCCGAGGCCAGGCGCCGCAGCAGCGACGCGGGGTCCTCCTCGCCCGCCAGTCGCAGCAGGGCCGAGGCGGGCAGCGGCCCGGCCTGTAAGGCACCCAGGGGACCGCCGTCGGGACCGGTGCCGCTGGTGTCCACCGCGCGGCCCCGGTCAAAGGCCGTCACGCTGGTCGTCGCCCCCAGGTGGGCCACGACCACCCGCGCGTCCTGAAAGCGCTGGCCGACCTCGTAGGCGGCGCGCCGGGCCACCGCGCGGGCATTGAGCGCGTGAAAGCGGGCCTCGCGCTTGACCCCCCGCACGCCGGTCTCGCGCGCCTCGGGCAGCAATTCGTTGACGCTTTGCGGATCGACCACGTAGGCGGGCACCCCGCGCGCCCGCGCCACGCCCAGCGCCAGCATGCTCCCCAGCCCGTCGCGGCCCTCCGCCGCCGCGTAGGCGGCCAGCTCGGGCGTCACCCGGTAGGTCCCGGCCGCCACCCGTCCCAGCCAGCCGCCGCGCGCGGCCAGCGCGTCGGGCGCGGGCCAGTCGGCGGTGACGTCCAACACGGCACGGGTCAGGGCCGCCAGGTCCCGCTCGCCCGGCGGCCCCAGCAACGGCACCTCGGCGCGGGTCAGCTCGAGGCGCAGCTGGCCGGGCAACGCCGGGTTCTCGCTGGGCTGGATGAAGGCGCAGGCGAGCTTCACGCTGCTGGAACCGGGATTGACCACGTGCGCGATCATGAACACCACAGCGTAGCAGATGGCGCGCCCGGGCCGCCTCCTGTCATGAGAAAAAGGTGAGGGAAGCGCTCCCCCACCCTGGCGCGTGGCCTGGACACGCCTGCGCTGGGCACGGTGCCCAGACTACGCGCCCGGCCGACGCTCAGCTCGGTTCGATCAGGCCGTAGTTGCCGTCGCGGCGGCGGTAGACCACGCCGCAGCCGCCGGTATCCATGTTCTTGAAGACGTAGAAGTCGTGGCCCAGGGCTTCCATCTGCACGACGGCGTCCTCGGGACTCATCGGGCGCAGGTCGAAGCGCTTCTGGCGCACGATCTCGGGCTGGAACTCGGTGACGTCGTCTTCCAGACCCGCGCCCGCAGTTTCCTCGACTTCAGCCAGATCCGGCTGGGGCGAGGGGGCCACCTCCGCGCGCTGCTTCATGTAACGGGTCTTGAACTTGCGCAGCTGACGCTCCAGCACGTCGGAGGCCCGATCGATGGCGGCGTACATGTCGGCGTGGTGTTCCTCGGCGCGGATAATGCCGTGCGGCACGTTGAGCTGCACCTCGACGCGGTTGCGGCGTCCGGCGTCACGCACCTCGCGGACGGTCAGGGTCACGCGCGCGTCGGTGATCTGGTCGCTGAAGCGGTCCAGGCGCGTGAGCTTTTCCTCCACGTAATCGCGCATCGCATCGGTGACGTCCACGTTCCGGCCTGACAGCTTGTAGATATGCACGGCTTTCACCCTTTCCTTGTCCCCGGAGGAGTGATGGGTCCGGGAGTCCACTCTAGGGCGGCCGCCTACCCGAAGTCAGGCGAATGGACCACAGCAGACCTTCACCCGGCGCGGTATGGTGGGGGAGTCAGCCTTACGGCCTGCCGGGCACGGAACACGCCAGGAAAACGCCCACCCGCGACAGGGGTGGACGAAATACAGGTTCGGAGAAAGAGGCCCGGGGTCTCTCAGCGCCGCTCGCGCACCCGGACCGGCACAGGCACCGGCTGGGGCTGCGGCGCACCCTTCAGCGCCTCGCGCAACCAGTCGATGAATTCACGCAGGCCCTTCATGGCCGCAGTGTAGAGGCCGGGGGCCGGGGCAGATGCACCCCCGCTTACGTTGAGGCCGAACTGAACGTTTGCTCTAGGCAGTGCTCCGTGGGGTCACGGAGGGAGAGAAGCCCAGCGGCCCCTCCCCTTCCGGGGTCCCCTGCCCGGGCCAGGGACTCAGGCTCCGAAGCGGCGCAGCACGTCGCGGCTGATCACCAGGCGCTGCACCTCGTCGGTGCCCTCCCCGATGCGGGTGAGGCGGTTGTCGCGCCAGTAGCGCTCGACCGGGTACTCCTTGATGTAGCCGTAGCCCCCCAGCATCTGAATCGCCTCGTCGCAAGCCTCGACGCCCACCGTCGTGGCGAACAGCTTGGCGCGGGCGACAGGCACGGTGAAGGTCATCCCCGCGTCCTTGAGGTCGGCGGCCTTGCGGATCAGCAGGCGGGCCGCTTCCAGCTTGGTGTCCAT
The sequence above is a segment of the Deinococcus budaensis genome. Coding sequences within it:
- a CDS encoding DMT family transporter; the encoded protein is MKPRRPAPLRPALPAPLLIVLAAVLWGLLGILGKNAQGAGVGPLEVAFWRAVLAGGLFALHAAVTRAALPRGRDLLVTAAFGVVGVSVFYGTYQLAVRAGGASLASVLLYTAPAFVALLGWGLLRERLGAREGLAVAGTLLGIALISLGGGRGVTVTGAALAWGLSAGFTYSLYYLYGKAYFTRYSPTALFAVALPVGALGLLPFVEFSTKTPAAWGSLAGIAVLSTYFAYLAYSAGLRHLPATRASVIASLEPVVAAALAALIFGERLSALALLGAALVIGAALLLSVGGEKRTQTAPAAP
- a CDS encoding DUF4127 family protein, whose translation is MLRPAFLLAPLLLAAHAGAQTLIPLDSRPATRVLPALIAGLRGDGVSVPPAELLGNATRGADPAALTAWLDAQPTDRPLVAALDTFAYGGLVQSRTSPLSAAEALARLAPLRTWAGRTGQPVYAFITLPREPDAVNRARNLAVVRELLGWAREGVFRELHVTWDDALPGSPAPAEGAALAQEAPANVRVYPGADEVLSLLVARALAPAEKTVRVEYSDPARATQVIRYEGIPLLQSAVNHARAGSFRVVESGPADLTLYVYNGGDPRQAAVRISGLVRGGPVAVADVAQVNLGNARLWRDLATLRQHANLRSLAAWGTPGNNLGTALAHARLTLEGADPLRQDALLAREYANDVIYSAEVRAALRRAIPEAELNTPAGQARLLELARDFFPLRVGLTYRLEDASLPWGRSFEWDFTLEGR
- a CDS encoding ABC transporter permease, translated to MNTSDLWTLAWRGLTRRPMRTLLTALGITVAVASMVVFLSLGEGIRKVFTSELGGIGPDVQVSLTPLSQGIALHPNLPQETVEALRQLAPELGVQSVTPVITAVRGGLDVTQSSVLYGVPAAGGMTDIFPKARVSQGRALTAEDEDRPVAVVGAKAAENLNLGLGSTLNLNRRNRAEVVGVLAPESGLVDSLIFLPLGILQKTEGAEGRVSTVALDLADPRDARAVADTITARLDVEAQTQSDFASFVGRALRISDAVRFGISLIALIVGGLAVANTVMMGVFERTREFGTLRAIGARPGFVRGLVLTESLLLSLVGGVGGVLLGLVGIWAVNLYTQDLAGIDAAALTPRLTLLALGISLLLGLLSGLLPARSASRLSIVSALGRV
- a CDS encoding ABC transporter ATP-binding protein — translated: MTAASTPLLHAEQLSRVYPSGEGSVTALAPLTHSFAPGITAVVGPSGSGKSTLLNLLAGFDTPTTGRVVVGGTDLHALSEAQRADFRLATYGFVFQNHNLVTILTALENVEFPLTLAGMPRRERRDRARALLAQVGLENRASHLPSQLSGGEAQRVALARALAHDPRVLLADEPTGNLDSRTGERVLALLTGPARGDRTVVLITHDRDVAALADRTLRVRDGEVTLDRPEGVLVTGGGRRNPAE
- the alr gene encoding alanine racemase: MQARAQALISESALSSNLSLLARRSGARLLLPVKANAYGHGLAEVARAAARHPDLWGFAVAVPQEAAALAALDLGRPVLLLTPPTPQEVGPLADLGVRLPVASLAEAGALPAHARAHLKVDTGMNRLGARPEDAVPIGLRLAERGLLEGVYTHFASADEPDLTFARQQLARFREVLAALPPVLAHAANGGGILSFGALTGLGLARPGLASYGFAPAHLRAGSGLRPVMTLRARVTHVHTAYPGESVSYGGLWRATSETAVATVGLGYADGYPRGATGQAEVLVGGERRPVLGRICMDQLMVDVTGLGVRVGDWAEVWGRGEISVSDVAAWGGTVEYEVLTGVGPRVERRLED
- the fni gene encoding type 2 isopentenyl-diphosphate Delta-isomerase encodes the protein MTEVPPGGIEARKLRHLEACLLPQSQYAGVRTGLERVPWPYRALPDLDLDAVDLGSLFLGRRLAAPLLIGAMTGGAERAAVINRNLAAAAQRLGLGMMLGSQRVMLERPGAGASFQVRDAAPDILLVGNLGAAQFGLGYGAGHAERAVREVGADALAIHVNPLQEALQAGGDTRWAGLRERLIELVPGLPFPVVLKEVGHGLDAATLRSVRGAGFAAFDVAGAGGTSWARVEQLVRHGTVRSPDLCEIGVPTAQALLDARRAVPGVPLIASGGIRTGLDAARALALGAQAVAVARPLLEPALESADAVEAWLTTFLAELRVALFVGGYADVEAARGAAIGVLSADRAHPAR
- a CDS encoding butyrate kinase, giving the protein MIAHVVNPGSSSVKLACAFIQPSENPALPGQLRLELTRAEVPLLGPPGERDLAALTRAVLDVTADWPAPDALAARGGWLGRVAAGTYRVTPELAAYAAAEGRDGLGSMLALGVARARGVPAYVVDPQSVNELLPEARETGVRGVKREARFHALNARAVARRAAYEVGQRFQDARVVVAHLGATTSVTAFDRGRAVDTSGTGPDGGPLGALQAGPLPASALLRLAGEEDPASLLRRLASGSGVLALTGSANLREIEAREAEDPAVLAAAAALVHQACKAIGEQCGALPARPDALAITGGIARWDALVDRIERRLSWIAPVIVVPGELELEALAEGVGRVLLGLEAPREWTPPVPEGPQPQEAP
- the hpf gene encoding ribosome hibernation-promoting factor, HPF/YfiA family; the protein is MHIYKLSGRNVDVTDAMRDYVEEKLTRLDRFSDQITDARVTLTVREVRDAGRRNRVEVQLNVPHGIIRAEEHHADMYAAIDRASDVLERQLRKFKTRYMKQRAEVAPSPQPDLAEVEETAGAGLEDDVTEFQPEIVRQKRFDLRPMSPEDAVVQMEALGHDFYVFKNMDTGGCGVVYRRRDGNYGLIEPS